From a region of the Sphingopyxis sp. YR583 genome:
- the aat gene encoding leucyl/phenylalanyl-tRNA--protein transferase, whose translation MKHFESIDPALLLSAYAQGIFPMADGADDPSVHWVEPRLRAILPLDGFHLSHSLKKVLVSDRFRVTTDTAFADMVALCAHPADDRPTTWINPVIKASYDRLFQIGHAHSVECWQGGELVGGLYGVTLGRAFFGESMVSRARDASKVALAHLVARLITGGWKLLDCQFITPHLASLGAIEIRQADYLARLYSVLAGGDGAALGAGTTGGATGAAVPSPPFVAGDWGALDALGAAAAPDLGADRATGSPPGYVIAQLLTNTS comes from the coding sequence CTGAAACACTTCGAGTCCATAGACCCGGCGCTGCTACTCAGCGCCTATGCGCAGGGCATTTTCCCGATGGCCGACGGGGCGGACGACCCGTCGGTCCATTGGGTCGAACCGCGGCTGCGCGCAATCCTGCCGCTGGACGGCTTTCACCTGTCGCACAGCCTGAAGAAAGTCCTCGTCTCCGATCGCTTCCGCGTCACTACCGACACCGCCTTTGCCGACATGGTCGCGCTCTGTGCGCATCCCGCGGACGACCGCCCTACGACGTGGATCAACCCCGTCATCAAGGCGAGCTACGACCGGCTGTTCCAGATCGGCCATGCACACAGCGTCGAATGCTGGCAGGGCGGCGAGCTGGTGGGCGGGCTCTATGGCGTGACGCTCGGCCGCGCCTTTTTCGGCGAGTCGATGGTCAGCCGCGCGCGCGACGCGTCCAAGGTCGCGCTGGCACATCTCGTCGCGCGGCTCATCACCGGCGGCTGGAAATTGCTCGACTGCCAGTTCATCACGCCGCACCTCGCCAGCCTCGGCGCGATCGAAATCCGCCAGGCCGACTATCTCGCGCGGCTCTATTCGGTGTTGGCGGGGGGCGACGGCGCAGCCTTGGGTGCCGGAACAACGGGCGGCGCCACCGGCGCTGCGGTGCCCTCGCCGCCATTCGTCGCCGGCGACTGGGGCGCGCTCGATGCCTTGGGCGCGGCAGCGGCGCCCGATTTGGGTGCCGACCGCGCGACGGGTTCGCCGCCGGGATATGTCATCGCGCAGCTTTTGACGAACACGTCATAG
- a CDS encoding class I SAM-dependent methyltransferase produces the protein MRSLLLLASAAALIAVTATAMQHGGHDAHAAHKAQDAIAAAVAAPTRSATNTPRDTYRHPAETLAFFGVKPGDTVVELWPGGGWYTEILAPLAKSGGGTLYVAAPWERGLNRIKEKQAADAATYGAVKLAEFPATGAGDKVPDGSADAVLTFRNVHNWRFGGADKTADAFKQIFAMLKPGGTLGVVEHRLDESDDSAKEEKSGYMKKSSIVAFAEAAGFKLAGESEINANPKDTKDYPKGVWTLPPNLTEGETDRAKYIAIGESDRMTLKFVKPAS, from the coding sequence ATGCGTTCCCTATTGTTGCTTGCAAGTGCCGCCGCCCTGATCGCCGTTACCGCAACCGCGATGCAGCATGGCGGGCATGACGCTCACGCCGCGCACAAGGCGCAGGACGCGATCGCGGCTGCGGTCGCCGCCCCCACCCGCTCGGCAACGAATACGCCGCGCGACACATATCGCCACCCCGCCGAAACGCTTGCCTTCTTCGGCGTGAAGCCCGGCGACACGGTCGTCGAACTATGGCCCGGCGGCGGCTGGTACACCGAAATCCTCGCCCCGCTCGCCAAGTCGGGCGGCGGTACGCTCTATGTCGCGGCACCGTGGGAACGCGGTCTTAACAGGATCAAGGAAAAGCAGGCGGCCGACGCGGCCACCTATGGCGCGGTCAAGCTCGCCGAGTTTCCCGCCACCGGCGCCGGCGACAAGGTTCCCGACGGCAGCGCCGATGCCGTGCTGACCTTCCGCAACGTCCACAACTGGCGTTTCGGCGGCGCCGACAAGACCGCCGATGCGTTCAAACAGATTTTCGCGATGCTGAAGCCCGGCGGCACGCTTGGGGTTGTCGAGCATCGGCTCGATGAAAGCGACGATAGCGCGAAGGAAGAAAAGTCGGGCTATATGAAGAAAAGCTCGATCGTCGCCTTTGCCGAGGCGGCGGGCTTCAAGCTCGCGGGCGAGAGCGAGATCAACGCCAATCCCAAGGACACCAAGGATTATCCCAAGGGCGTCTGGACGCTGCCGCCGAATCTGACCGAGGGCGAAACCGACCGCGCAAAATATATCGCAATCGGCGAATCGGACCGCATGACGCTGAAATTCGTAAAGCCGGCGAGCTGA
- a CDS encoding CpaF family protein, giving the protein MSAFGRRPGTAGRPAFGVAKPMQTGPGVPGGTQFPAIDTPVDIPQMPSNMTPEEEAMERLNQRSTAEAMEPEKAQGFEASVHKIKEQVLPRLLERVDPEAAATLNKDELTEEFRPIILEVLAELRITLNRREQFALEKVLVDELLGFGPLEELLADPDISDIMVNGPYQTYIEKKGQLVIAPIQFRDEQHLFQIAQRICNLVGRRVDQTTPLADARLKDGSRVNVIVPPLSLRGTAISIRKFSAKPITLDMLCQWGAMSQKMCTALKIAGASRFNIVISGGTGSGKTTMLNALSKMIDPGERVLTIEDAAELRLQQPHWLPLETRPANLEGNGAIHMGDLVKNALRMRPDRIIMGEVRGAECFDLLAAMNTGHDGSMCTLHSNSPRECLGRMENMVLMGDIKIPKEAISKQIADSVDLIVQIKRLRDGSRRVTNVTEVIGMEGDVIVTQELFKFEYLDEDKDGKIVGEYRAMGLRPYTLEKARQYGFDQPYLEACL; this is encoded by the coding sequence ATGAGTGCATTCGGACGCCGCCCCGGAACCGCTGGCCGCCCCGCCTTTGGCGTAGCGAAGCCGATGCAGACTGGTCCCGGCGTGCCCGGCGGAACGCAGTTCCCCGCGATCGACACCCCGGTCGATATCCCGCAGATGCCGTCCAACATGACGCCCGAAGAAGAGGCGATGGAGCGGCTAAACCAGCGGTCGACCGCCGAAGCGATGGAACCCGAAAAGGCGCAAGGGTTCGAAGCCAGCGTCCACAAGATCAAGGAACAGGTTCTGCCTCGGCTGCTCGAGCGCGTCGATCCGGAAGCGGCCGCGACGCTCAACAAGGACGAGCTGACCGAGGAATTCCGCCCGATCATCCTCGAAGTGCTAGCTGAACTGCGCATCACCTTGAACCGCCGCGAGCAGTTCGCGCTCGAAAAGGTGCTCGTCGACGAACTGCTCGGCTTCGGCCCGCTCGAGGAATTGCTCGCCGATCCAGACATTTCCGACATCATGGTCAACGGACCGTACCAGACCTATATCGAAAAGAAGGGCCAGCTGGTCATCGCGCCGATCCAGTTCCGCGACGAACAGCATCTGTTCCAGATTGCCCAGCGCATCTGTAACCTCGTCGGCCGCCGCGTCGACCAGACCACGCCGCTCGCCGACGCCCGCCTCAAGGACGGCAGCCGCGTCAACGTGATCGTGCCCCCGCTTTCGCTGCGCGGCACCGCGATCTCGATTCGTAAATTCTCGGCCAAGCCGATCACGCTCGACATGCTCTGCCAATGGGGCGCGATGAGCCAGAAGATGTGTACCGCGCTGAAGATCGCGGGCGCCAGCCGCTTCAACATCGTCATCTCGGGCGGTACGGGCTCGGGCAAGACGACGATGCTCAACGCCCTCTCCAAGATGATCGACCCCGGCGAACGCGTGCTGACCATCGAGGACGCCGCCGAACTTCGCCTGCAGCAGCCGCATTGGCTGCCGCTCGAAACGCGGCCCGCGAACCTCGAGGGCAATGGCGCGATCCACATGGGCGACCTCGTGAAGAACGCGCTGCGTATGCGTCCGGACCGCATCATCATGGGCGAAGTCCGCGGCGCGGAGTGTTTCGACCTCCTCGCCGCGATGAACACGGGTCACGATGGCTCGATGTGTACACTCCACAGCAACAGCCCGCGCGAATGCCTCGGCCGTATGGAGAACATGGTTCTCATGGGCGACATCAAGATCCCGAAGGAAGCGATCTCGAAGCAGATCGCCGACTCGGTCGACCTGATCGTCCAGATCAAGCGCCTGCGCGATGGTTCGCGCCGTGTCACCAACGTCACCGAAGTGATCGGTATGGAAGGCGACGTCATCGTCACGCAGGAACTGTTCAAGTTCGAATATCTGGACGAGGACAAGGACGGCAAGATCGTCGGCGAATATCGCGCGATGGGCCTGCGCCCCTATACGCTGGAAAAAGCGCGCCAATATGGCTTCGACCAGCCCTATCTCGAGGCTTGCCTGTAA
- a CDS encoding ATP synthase F1 subunit epsilon translates to MALKFELVTPARLERTADVHMVTVPGTEGDFSVLEGHAPFMATLRNGPLTIYATAGAAPEVIEVEGGFAEVNEAGLTVLAEHIAS, encoded by the coding sequence ATGGCTCTGAAGTTCGAACTCGTCACCCCCGCCCGCCTTGAGCGGACCGCCGACGTCCATATGGTCACCGTCCCGGGGACCGAGGGCGATTTCTCGGTGCTCGAAGGCCACGCGCCTTTCATGGCGACGCTCCGCAACGGGCCGCTGACCATCTATGCAACCGCCGGCGCCGCGCCCGAGGTGATCGAGGTCGAAGGCGGCTTTGCCGAGGTTAACGAAGCGGGCCTCACCGTCCTTGCCGAGCATATCGCAAGCTGA
- the atpD gene encoding F0F1 ATP synthase subunit beta: MATAPAEKKAPAKKAAAPKAAAPKKAAAPKAASTGTATGRIAQVIGAVVDVQFTGQLPAILNALETDNNGNRLVLEVAQHLGENTVRTIAMDATDGLTRGQPVVDTGAQISVPVGPQTLGRILNVIGDPIDERGPVNATATAPIHAKAPEFVDQSTETSILVTGIKVIDLIAPYAKGGKIGLFGGAGVGKTVLIQELINNIAKGHGGTSVFAGVGERTREGNDLYHEFLDAGVIAKDADGNPTPEGSKVALVFGQMNEPPGARARVALSGLTIAEYFRDQEGQDVLFFVDNIFRFTQAGSEVSALLGRIPSAVGYQPTLSTDMGALQERITSTNKGSITSVQAIYVPADDLTDPAPATSFAHLDATTTLNRAISELGIYPAVDPLDSTSRVLTAAIVGQEHYETARRVQETLQKYKSLQDIIAILGMDELSEEDKLVVARARKIQRFLSQPFHVAEVFTNIPGKFVAIEDTVKSFKAVVDGEYDHLPEAAFYMVGGIDEAVAKAAKLAEDA; the protein is encoded by the coding sequence ATGGCTACCGCTCCCGCTGAAAAGAAGGCTCCTGCCAAGAAGGCCGCCGCGCCCAAGGCTGCTGCGCCGAAGAAGGCTGCCGCTCCCAAGGCTGCAAGCACCGGCACCGCCACGGGCCGCATCGCTCAGGTTATCGGCGCCGTCGTCGACGTCCAGTTCACCGGCCAGCTCCCCGCGATTCTGAACGCGCTCGAAACCGACAACAACGGCAACCGCCTTGTCCTCGAAGTCGCGCAGCACCTCGGCGAGAACACCGTTCGCACCATCGCGATGGACGCGACCGACGGCCTGACCCGCGGCCAGCCCGTCGTCGACACCGGCGCGCAGATCTCTGTCCCCGTCGGTCCGCAGACGCTCGGCCGCATTCTCAACGTCATCGGCGACCCGATCGACGAACGCGGCCCGGTGAACGCCACCGCCACCGCGCCGATCCACGCAAAGGCCCCGGAATTCGTCGACCAGTCGACCGAAACGAGCATCCTCGTCACCGGCATCAAGGTCATCGACCTCATCGCGCCTTACGCAAAGGGCGGCAAGATCGGCCTGTTCGGCGGCGCGGGCGTCGGCAAGACCGTTCTCATTCAGGAACTGATCAACAACATCGCCAAGGGCCATGGTGGTACGTCGGTGTTCGCGGGCGTCGGTGAACGCACCCGCGAAGGCAACGACCTCTATCACGAGTTCCTCGACGCCGGCGTTATCGCCAAGGACGCCGACGGCAACCCGACCCCCGAAGGTTCCAAGGTTGCGCTGGTGTTCGGCCAGATGAACGAACCCCCGGGCGCCCGTGCCCGCGTTGCGCTCTCGGGTCTGACGATCGCCGAATATTTCCGCGATCAGGAAGGCCAGGACGTGCTCTTCTTCGTCGACAACATCTTCCGCTTCACGCAGGCAGGTTCGGAAGTGTCGGCACTGCTCGGCCGTATTCCTTCGGCCGTGGGTTATCAGCCGACCCTGTCGACCGACATGGGTGCGCTGCAGGAACGCATCACCTCGACCAACAAGGGCTCGATCACCTCGGTGCAGGCCATCTACGTTCCCGCGGATGACTTGACCGACCCTGCTCCGGCAACCTCGTTCGCCCACTTGGACGCAACGACGACGCTGAACCGCGCGATTTCGGAACTCGGCATCTATCCGGCGGTCGATCCGCTCGATTCGACCAGCCGCGTTCTGACCGCCGCGATCGTCGGGCAGGAGCATTACGAAACCGCTCGCCGCGTTCAGGAAACGCTGCAGAAGTACAAGTCGCTGCAGGACATCATCGCGATTCTCGGGATGGACGAGCTTTCGGAAGAAGATAAGCTGGTCGTCGCCCGCGCGCGCAAGATCCAGCGCTTCCTGTCGCAGCCGTTCCACGTCGCCGAAGTCTTCACCAACATCCCCGGCAAGTTCGTAGCGATCGAAGACACGGTGAAGTCGTTCAAGGCAGTAGTCGACGGCGAATATGATCACCTGCCCGAAGCGGCCTTCTACATGGTCGGCGGCATCGACGAAGCGGTCGCCAAGGCCGCGAAGCTCGCCGAAGACGCGTAA
- a CDS encoding F0F1 ATP synthase subunit gamma, producing MASLKELKGRIVSVKSTQKITKAKKMVAAAKLRKAQAAAEAARPYAERLEGVVASLASKVGGSDSAPQLLAGTGKSDTHLLVVLNSDRGLAGAFNSNIVKAARDKALDLQAQGKKVIFYLIGRKGRPVIARLFAGQIVELYETTGIRDIGFDQAHEISAKVMEMYEAGVFDVAHLFYSKFRSALLQEATGQQLIPVPAPVDVPASSGAAVEYEPDEEAILADLLPRNITIQIFKGLLENAASEQGASMTAMDNATRNAGDLINKLTIVYNRTRQAAITTELIEIIAGAEAL from the coding sequence ATGGCTTCGTTGAAGGAACTCAAAGGGCGCATCGTCTCGGTCAAGTCGACCCAGAAGATCACCAAGGCCAAGAAAATGGTCGCGGCTGCCAAGCTTCGCAAGGCGCAGGCCGCGGCCGAGGCCGCGCGCCCCTATGCCGAGCGTCTCGAAGGCGTCGTCGCCAGCCTGGCGTCGAAGGTCGGAGGGTCGGATTCGGCGCCGCAGCTGCTCGCCGGCACCGGCAAGAGCGACACGCATCTGCTCGTCGTACTCAACAGCGACCGCGGCCTCGCCGGCGCGTTCAACTCGAACATCGTCAAGGCCGCGCGCGACAAGGCGCTCGATCTGCAGGCGCAGGGCAAGAAGGTCATCTTCTACCTGATCGGCCGCAAGGGCCGTCCGGTGATCGCGCGCCTGTTCGCCGGCCAGATCGTCGAGCTCTACGAGACGACCGGCATCCGCGACATCGGCTTCGATCAGGCGCACGAGATTTCGGCGAAGGTGATGGAGATGTACGAAGCGGGCGTCTTCGACGTCGCGCATCTCTTCTACTCGAAGTTCCGTTCGGCGCTCCTTCAGGAAGCGACCGGTCAGCAGCTGATCCCCGTTCCCGCCCCTGTCGATGTTCCGGCATCGAGCGGCGCGGCGGTCGAATATGAACCCGACGAGGAAGCGATCCTCGCCGACCTGCTGCCGCGCAACATCACGATCCAGATCTTCAAGGGCCTCCTTGAAAACGCCGCATCCGAACAGGGTGCGTCGATGACCGCGATGGACAATGCAACGCGCAACGCGGGCGATCTGATCAACAAGCTGACCATCGTTTACAACCGCACGCGTCAGGCGGCGATCACCACCGAACTCATCGAAATCATTGCCGGCGCCGAAGCGCTGTAA
- the atpA gene encoding F0F1 ATP synthase subunit alpha — protein MEIRAAEISKVIKDQIANFGTDATVSEIGQVLSVGDGIARVHGLDNVQAGEMVEFANGVQGMALNLEADNVGIVIFGSDAEIKEGDTVKRTGTIVDVPVGKGLLGRVVDGLGNPIDGKGPIKAEKRMRVEVKAPGIIPRTSVHEPVQTGLKALDALVPVGRGQRELIIGDRQTGKTAVAIDTFINQKEANAGDDESKKLYCIYVAIGQKRSTVAQIVRQLEENGAMEYSIVVAATASEPAPLQFLAPYTGCTMGEYFRDNGMHAVIVYDDLSKQAVAYRQMSLLLRRPPGREAYPGDVFYLHSRLLERSAKMNADNGSGSLTALPIIETQAGDVSAYIPTNVISITDGQIFLETNLFNAGIRPAINVGLSVSRVGSAAQTKAMKKVSGSIKLELAQYREMEAFAQFGSDLDASTQKLLNRGARLTQLLKQPQFQPMPFEEQTASIFAGTNGYLDNVATTDVSRYEGAMLAYLRSDHADVLKTIRDTKDLGDDAKKGLVAALDAFAKIFA, from the coding sequence ATGGAAATCCGCGCCGCTGAAATCAGCAAGGTCATCAAGGACCAGATCGCCAATTTCGGCACCGACGCAACGGTCAGCGAAATCGGTCAGGTTCTGTCGGTCGGCGACGGCATCGCCCGCGTCCACGGCCTCGACAACGTCCAGGCCGGTGAAATGGTCGAGTTCGCCAACGGCGTGCAGGGCATGGCGCTCAACCTCGAAGCCGACAACGTCGGCATCGTGATCTTCGGCAGCGACGCCGAGATCAAGGAAGGCGACACCGTCAAGCGCACCGGCACGATCGTCGACGTTCCCGTCGGCAAGGGCCTGCTCGGCCGCGTCGTCGATGGCCTCGGCAACCCGATCGACGGCAAGGGCCCGATCAAGGCCGAGAAGCGCATGCGCGTCGAAGTGAAGGCGCCGGGCATCATCCCGCGTACCTCGGTTCACGAACCCGTCCAGACCGGTCTCAAGGCGCTCGACGCGCTCGTCCCCGTCGGCCGCGGCCAGCGCGAACTGATCATCGGCGATCGCCAGACCGGCAAGACCGCCGTCGCGATCGACACCTTCATCAACCAGAAGGAAGCCAACGCCGGCGATGACGAGAGCAAGAAGCTCTATTGCATCTATGTCGCGATCGGCCAGAAGCGCTCGACCGTCGCGCAGATCGTCCGCCAGCTCGAAGAAAATGGCGCGATGGAATATTCGATCGTCGTCGCCGCGACCGCGTCGGAGCCCGCTCCGCTGCAGTTCCTCGCACCCTACACCGGCTGCACGATGGGCGAATATTTCCGCGACAACGGCATGCACGCCGTGATCGTCTATGACGATCTGTCGAAGCAGGCCGTCGCTTACCGCCAGATGTCGTTGCTGCTCCGCCGCCCGCCGGGCCGCGAAGCCTATCCGGGCGACGTATTCTATCTGCACAGCCGCCTGCTCGAGCGTTCGGCCAAGATGAACGCCGACAATGGTTCGGGCTCGCTCACCGCGCTGCCGATCATCGAAACGCAGGCGGGCGACGTTTCGGCATACATCCCGACCAACGTGATTTCGATCACCGACGGCCAGATCTTCCTCGAAACCAACCTGTTCAACGCGGGTATCCGCCCCGCGATCAACGTGGGTCTGTCGGTGTCGCGCGTCGGCTCGGCCGCGCAGACCAAGGCGATGAAGAAGGTGTCGGGCTCGATCAAGCTCGAGCTCGCGCAGTATCGCGAAATGGAAGCCTTCGCGCAGTTCGGTTCGGACCTCGACGCGTCGACGCAGAAGCTGCTCAACCGCGGCGCGCGCCTGACGCAGCTGCTGAAGCAGCCGCAGTTCCAGCCGATGCCGTTCGAAGAGCAGACCGCGTCGATCTTTGCCGGTACCAACGGCTATCTCGACAATGTCGCGACCACCGACGTGTCGCGCTACGAAGGCGCGATGCTCGCCTATCTGCGCAGCGATCATGCCGACGTGCTGAAGACGATCCGCGACACCAAGGACCTTGGCGACGACGCCAAAAAGGGTCTGGTCGCGGCGCTCGACGCCTTCGCCAAGATCTTCGCTTAA
- a CDS encoding F0F1 ATP synthase subunit delta, with product MENSGGIQGNITAGLAGRYAVALFDLARESNAIDAVAKSLDLLRSGLAESADLSALIASPVVGRADAANAIAAVAKSLKLDSLTAKFLGVLAENRRLADLPKMIDAFDAIVADHRGEVTAKVTSAHPLSAAQLKELTANLKSRVGRDVTVDTTVDPAILGGLVVQLGSQLIDGSIRTRLNSFAQAMKG from the coding sequence GTGGAGAATTCCGGCGGCATTCAGGGCAACATCACCGCGGGCCTCGCGGGCCGTTACGCAGTTGCTTTGTTCGATCTGGCGCGCGAATCGAACGCGATCGACGCGGTCGCCAAGAGCCTCGACCTTCTGCGCAGTGGCCTTGCCGAATCGGCCGACCTGTCGGCGCTGATCGCCAGCCCGGTCGTCGGCCGCGCCGATGCCGCGAACGCCATCGCCGCGGTCGCCAAGTCGCTGAAGCTCGATTCGCTGACCGCAAAGTTCCTCGGCGTCCTCGCCGAGAATCGCCGCCTCGCCGATCTGCCCAAGATGATCGACGCGTTCGACGCGATCGTCGCCGACCACCGCGGCGAAGTGACCGCAAAGGTCACCAGCGCGCACCCGCTTTCGGCCGCGCAGCTCAAGGAGCTGACCGCGAACCTCAAATCCCGTGTCGGGCGCGACGTCACCGTCGACACGACCGTCGATCCCGCCATCCTTGGCGGCCTCGTCGTCCAGCTGGGCAGCCAGCTGATCGACGGCAGCATCCGTACCCGTCTCAATAGCTTCGCACAGGCGATGAAAGGCTAA
- a CDS encoding dienelactone hydrolase family protein produces the protein MGEMIRMTMDDGAEIAVYHAQPTGERRGGLVLIQEIFGVTDHIREMCDEYAAEGYEVLSPALFDREHAGFESDYSGPQFQRAVELARELHPFEQSLKDAQTCIDALKGKGPVFITGYCYGGSVAWRMAQISLDLAASSAFYGSLVPTMFKDEAPRCAAIAHFGRFDDGIPMEGVEALIAKDHPTAQIFVYEAGHGFNSDRRKDYHEASADLARERTLMLFKACAA, from the coding sequence ATGGGCGAGATGATCCGGATGACGATGGACGATGGAGCCGAGATCGCGGTCTATCACGCCCAGCCCACGGGCGAGCGGCGCGGCGGGCTGGTGCTGATCCAGGAAATCTTCGGAGTCACCGACCATATCCGCGAGATGTGCGACGAATATGCAGCAGAAGGTTATGAGGTGCTGTCGCCCGCGCTGTTCGACCGTGAGCATGCGGGGTTCGAGAGCGACTATTCGGGGCCGCAGTTCCAGCGTGCGGTTGAGCTGGCGCGCGAACTGCATCCGTTCGAGCAGAGCTTGAAGGATGCGCAGACGTGCATCGACGCATTAAAAGGGAAAGGACCGGTGTTCATCACCGGCTATTGCTATGGCGGGTCGGTCGCTTGGCGGATGGCGCAGATCAGCCTCGACCTCGCGGCGTCCTCGGCCTTTTACGGGAGCCTCGTCCCGACGATGTTCAAGGACGAGGCGCCCCGATGCGCAGCGATCGCGCATTTCGGCCGCTTCGACGACGGCATTCCGATGGAGGGGGTCGAGGCGCTGATCGCAAAGGATCACCCGACCGCGCAGATTTTCGTCTATGAAGCGGGGCATGGCTTCAACAGCGACCGGCGCAAGGATTATCACGAGGCGAGCGCGGATCTGGCGCGCGAGCGGACGCTGATGCTGTTCAAGGCGTGCGCGGCGTGA
- a CDS encoding alpha/beta hydrolase has product MKLALNLSIALLVFALVATALLYTQQRRILFPAPSQYPQTAPAGFRLIHTSTDDGLRLSALSRPAAAGRKTILFFHGNGDNMLGAIEATRGPAAAGHGLMLVEYRGYGGNPGSPNEDGLYRDGEAAMRLLADAGVPRRDIVVVGNSIGSGPATEVAQRNDIAALILVSGFSDLPSVVQSQVSIIPRWLVRDRFDNAAKLAGVKAPVYLMHGDADTLVKPDNLDRLARASPDATVARVAGIGHELAYTATAQALLTRWVDALP; this is encoded by the coding sequence ATGAAACTGGCCCTGAACCTTTCCATCGCGCTGCTCGTCTTCGCGCTCGTCGCGACGGCGCTGCTCTACACGCAACAGCGCCGCATCCTCTTTCCCGCGCCATCCCAATACCCGCAGACGGCGCCTGCGGGGTTTCGGCTCATCCATACAAGCACCGATGACGGCTTGCGGCTCTCGGCCCTCTCTCGCCCCGCGGCGGCGGGCCGGAAGACGATCCTCTTCTTCCATGGCAATGGCGACAATATGCTGGGCGCGATCGAGGCGACGCGCGGGCCGGCGGCGGCGGGGCACGGGCTGATGCTCGTCGAATATCGCGGCTATGGCGGCAATCCCGGTTCGCCGAACGAGGATGGCCTCTATCGGGACGGCGAGGCGGCGATGCGCTTGCTCGCCGATGCGGGCGTACCGCGACGCGATATCGTCGTCGTGGGCAATTCGATCGGATCGGGTCCGGCGACCGAAGTCGCGCAGCGGAACGATATTGCGGCGCTGATCCTCGTGTCGGGCTTTTCGGATCTGCCTTCGGTGGTACAGAGTCAGGTGTCGATCATCCCGCGCTGGCTGGTGCGCGACCGGTTCGACAATGCCGCGAAATTGGCGGGCGTGAAAGCGCCCGTCTATCTGATGCACGGCGATGCCGACACGCTGGTGAAGCCCGACAATCTGGACCGGCTGGCGCGGGCGAGCCCCGATGCGACGGTGGCGCGTGTCGCGGGGATCGGGCACGAACTGGCCTACACGGCAACCGCACAGGCGTTGCTGACGCGCTGGGTGGATGCGCTGCCCTGA